One genomic segment of Brevibacillus laterosporus LMG 15441 includes these proteins:
- a CDS encoding branched-chain amino acid transporter permease → MTMHLTEEIITITMVVLGTMLTRFFPFIVFASGKATPKYVQYLGKALPSAIIGLLVIYCFKNVSLLSGSHGIPEFIAVAVVAMLHIWRRNMLLSIAGGTIIYMILVQMFFNQFY, encoded by the coding sequence ATGACAATGCATTTAACCGAGGAAATTATTACGATTACGATGGTTGTTTTAGGTACTATGCTGACAAGGTTTTTTCCATTTATTGTTTTTGCATCAGGTAAAGCTACACCGAAGTATGTACAGTATTTAGGTAAAGCTCTACCTTCAGCAATAATTGGACTTCTGGTCATTTATTGTTTTAAAAATGTGAGTTTACTTTCTGGAAGTCATGGAATCCCTGAATTTATTGCAGTGGCTGTAGTTGCAATGCTTCACATTTGGAGGAGAAACATGCTCCTCTCTATAGCGGGGGGAACAATTATCTATATGATTTTGGTTCAAATGTTTTTTAATCAATTTTATTGA
- a CDS encoding DUF1266 domain-containing protein produces the protein MTTNTTLTNPASKITLWCYGLAAVMNEMNGLKLKDNYKLNKSKENIRIHKHSLARDWGIENKEDLLQSLQWLLNEGHRHSFDEMKFFLSTLSESDQLHYIESIPKTSETYREYYIVRAYMDRLPLAGIAAWDWGRYAHLCRIGAFVGYLSDDEVLELVKHVARIAQQQYSSWQEFGTSFLIGRQFWWGQTTSESAVTMARFVRNLIIHPNSVWNRLDWNQPLN, from the coding sequence ATGACAACGAATACTACTCTAACAAATCCCGCGAGTAAGATTACATTATGGTGCTATGGGCTAGCGGCTGTGATGAATGAAATGAATGGTCTTAAACTCAAAGATAATTATAAGCTGAACAAGAGTAAGGAAAATATACGAATACATAAACATTCCTTGGCGCGAGATTGGGGAATTGAGAACAAGGAAGATTTACTTCAATCGCTCCAATGGTTATTAAATGAAGGACATCGGCACTCATTTGATGAAATGAAGTTTTTTCTCTCCACGTTATCTGAGAGTGATCAATTACATTATATTGAGTCGATCCCTAAGACAAGTGAGACATATAGAGAATATTACATTGTAAGGGCATATATGGACAGACTTCCGTTAGCAGGAATTGCTGCGTGGGATTGGGGTAGATATGCTCACTTATGTCGGATAGGAGCTTTTGTTGGCTACCTTTCAGATGATGAGGTCCTAGAACTCGTAAAACATGTTGCCAGGATTGCTCAACAACAATACTCAAGCTGGCAAGAGTTTGGAACAAGCTTTCTAATAGGAAGACAATTCTGGTGGGGACAGACAACTAGTGAGAGTGCTGTGACAATGGCACGTTTTGTACGGAATTTGATCATACATCCAAACAGCGTGTGGAATCGTTTAGATTGGAATCAACCATTGAATTAG
- a CDS encoding DUF4256 domain-containing protein, whose translation MTKKNKELSLEQREELLGTLKARFEKNMNRHKGLEWAKVQAKLEANTEKLWSLNEMEGTGGEPDVVGHDKKTGEYIFYDCSAESPKGRRSVCYDREALESRKKNKPENNAIDMVTTMGIELLTEEQYRELQKLENFDMKTSSWVQTPANIRKLGGAIFCDRRYDTVFVYHNGAESYYAARGFRGSLRV comes from the coding sequence ATGACAAAGAAAAATAAGGAGTTGTCACTAGAACAACGTGAGGAACTACTCGGGACTTTGAAAGCCCGTTTTGAGAAAAACATGAACCGCCATAAGGGTCTTGAATGGGCTAAAGTACAAGCTAAGCTTGAAGCTAATACTGAAAAACTGTGGTCGCTCAATGAAATGGAGGGAACTGGCGGTGAACCGGATGTTGTTGGCCATGATAAAAAGACGGGCGAATACATTTTTTATGATTGTTCAGCGGAAAGTCCTAAAGGTCGCAGAAGCGTTTGTTACGACCGTGAAGCACTGGAGTCAAGGAAAAAAAACAAACCAGAAAATAACGCTATTGATATGGTAACTACCATGGGCATTGAACTTTTAACGGAAGAACAATACCGGGAGCTGCAGAAACTTGAAAATTTCGATATGAAAACGTCGAGCTGGGTGCAAACACCTGCTAATATTAGAAAACTCGGTGGGGCGATCTTTTGTGATCGTCGCTACGACACTGTCTTTGTGTACCACAATGGAGCAGAATCCTACTATGCTGCAAGGGGCTTCCGTGGCTCGCTAAGGGTCTAA
- a CDS encoding ABC transporter ATP-binding protein yields the protein MSSSRSEKKDWGILFSLQCTKKVFPLIWKCTSLLMIATISMAIIKAVIPLLQIYLTKTLVNTTMDIINKNADLTEGVFLLVLQMGLVVVGLLINNLDDLIRLRMSQRVSYYFDKLIIEKSSKLPLLFFENPENYNYLHRASAGIGARGLKMSFSVLDVVKNVITLIGYLYILVQLHWILFACILLLVLPPIIITTWLGKKQYTQAREFTSTNRLIFYLYRLLIERDTAKELRIFGHTKYLQEKWGNTYWKYEDSVYRLRKKSVSAELGKGGINSLAETAFIAVLLWFGSQGKLTIGDYVSISQAISSAISLIQFIAYNLGQLYNETLYIKDFFDFMELEEEEQELAIDHTFSLKERIRVENLTFTFPNRTKPALHNISFQINKGEKIAIVGKNGAGKSTLIKCLVGLYKVSGGNVYYDQHNIKHVSMRHIISAIFQDFVTYNLTVKENIGIADVQHINNQERLKSATNQTGADEVINQLSKGYETELGTSFAGGQDISGGQWQKIALSRALFKPAEVIILDEPTAALDPIAEAQLLEKFIEITDNKTAIFITHRLGSCKNVDRILVLKDGKLVEEGNHEELMQRNGEYAEMFRSQAQWYAEVEHATV from the coding sequence ATGTCTTCATCGCGTTCTGAGAAAAAGGATTGGGGCATTTTATTTTCATTGCAGTGTACGAAAAAGGTCTTTCCTTTAATATGGAAGTGTACCTCCCTTTTAATGATCGCAACGATTTCAATGGCTATCATTAAAGCAGTCATCCCTCTTCTACAAATCTATCTAACCAAAACATTGGTCAATACGACGATGGATATCATTAATAAGAACGCCGACCTTACAGAAGGAGTGTTTCTTCTAGTTTTACAGATGGGGCTAGTTGTTGTTGGGCTTTTAATAAATAATCTTGATGATTTGATACGATTACGCATGTCTCAAAGGGTAAGCTATTATTTTGACAAGCTGATCATTGAAAAATCCTCTAAGCTGCCACTACTTTTCTTTGAAAATCCAGAAAATTATAATTACCTACATAGAGCCTCGGCTGGTATAGGAGCTCGAGGTCTTAAAATGAGCTTCTCTGTATTAGATGTCGTAAAAAATGTAATAACCTTAATAGGCTATTTGTATATTCTAGTTCAGCTACATTGGATTCTATTTGCCTGTATTTTATTGCTGGTACTTCCGCCGATTATCATCACTACCTGGCTTGGTAAAAAGCAATATACGCAAGCTCGGGAGTTCACAAGCACCAATCGTTTAATTTTCTATTTGTATCGCCTGTTAATTGAACGTGATACGGCTAAGGAATTACGTATTTTTGGTCATACAAAATACTTACAAGAAAAATGGGGAAATACCTATTGGAAATATGAGGATTCAGTTTACCGGCTTCGTAAAAAAAGTGTTTCGGCTGAACTTGGGAAAGGCGGGATAAATAGCTTAGCAGAAACAGCTTTTATAGCTGTGCTCCTTTGGTTCGGAAGTCAAGGGAAACTAACCATTGGTGACTATGTATCAATATCACAGGCCATTAGCTCAGCCATATCACTTATTCAATTCATTGCCTATAATTTAGGGCAGCTATATAACGAAACTCTTTATATTAAGGATTTCTTTGATTTTATGGAACTAGAAGAGGAAGAGCAGGAGCTGGCGATTGATCATACATTTTCTCTAAAGGAAAGGATCCGGGTCGAGAATCTGACTTTTACTTTTCCTAATCGTACAAAACCAGCGTTACATAATATTTCGTTTCAGATTAATAAAGGCGAAAAGATTGCTATTGTAGGTAAAAATGGTGCGGGTAAGAGTACGTTAATCAAATGTTTAGTCGGACTCTACAAAGTATCTGGAGGCAATGTTTATTATGATCAGCACAATATTAAGCATGTATCTATGAGACACATTATTAGTGCTATTTTCCAAGATTTCGTAACCTATAACCTAACAGTTAAAGAAAATATTGGGATAGCTGATGTGCAACATATTAATAATCAAGAGCGGTTAAAGAGTGCAACCAATCAAACAGGCGCCGATGAAGTCATTAATCAACTGTCAAAAGGCTACGAGACTGAATTGGGTACATCCTTTGCTGGAGGACAAGATATTTCAGGAGGCCAGTGGCAAAAAATTGCTTTGAGCAGAGCATTGTTTAAGCCAGCCGAGGTTATTATTCTCGATGAGCCAACAGCTGCATTAGATCCGATTGCTGAAGCACAGCTTCTAGAAAAATTTATTGAGATTACAGATAATAAAACCGCTATTTTCATCACTCACAGGCTTGGAAGCTGTAAAAATGTTGATCGGATTTTGGTTCTTAAGGACGGCAAACTCGTTGAAGAAGGCAATCATGAGGAGCTGATGCAAAGAAATGGGGAGTATGCAGAGATGTTCCGGTCGCAAGCACAATGGTATGCGGAAGTTGAGCATGCGACAGTGTAA
- a CDS encoding MauE/DoxX family redox-associated membrane protein produces the protein MTVLSYVIDMIIAVVFFLSFYMKVYHFHDLRLQIHSYQIIPYQLTAISACLLLISEISIFLLFVIGIAYIWKEILVILMLSSFILFIKRKRKISEAADCGCFGKVDSLNKYPIIRNLILIALLIGKLFLPTRIFSLDESIVSGAMIVCFVIAYDIWSEAKQVRELMTDDKRPYHF, from the coding sequence ATGACCGTGTTGTCCTATGTTATAGACATGATAATAGCTGTAGTCTTTTTTCTATCCTTTTACATGAAGGTTTATCATTTTCATGATCTAAGGTTACAAATACACTCTTATCAAATAATCCCTTATCAGCTTACAGCTATTTCAGCCTGTCTTTTGCTGATATCCGAAATTTCTATTTTCTTACTTTTCGTAATTGGTATCGCATACATATGGAAAGAAATTTTGGTTATTCTTATGCTGTCTTCCTTTATCCTGTTTATTAAAAGAAAACGTAAGATTAGTGAAGCGGCTGATTGTGGGTGCTTTGGTAAGGTGGATTCCTTGAATAAATATCCGATTATTCGAAATCTTATTCTGATTGCCTTGTTGATAGGGAAATTGTTTCTCCCCACCCGTATCTTTTCATTAGATGAATCGATAGTCTCTGGAGCTATGATCGTCTGTTTTGTAATCGCCTATGATATTTGGAGCGAAGCTAAACAAGTAAGGGAGCTTATGACCGATGATAAACGTCCTTATCATTTTTAG
- a CDS encoding cupin domain-containing protein produces MQLDPASLEALIRKIVLEKLTQLNQSPDKIDKKIDPSGVMSVKLNSLKLEPFDTGKAGDRVYLKDALDLQESPRLGCGLMEMKETTFDWTLKYDEIDYIIEGTLEIVINGRRIIGHAGDIILIPRNTSIQFSVPAYAKFLYVTYPANWQQLE; encoded by the coding sequence ATGCAACTTGATCCAGCATCTCTTGAAGCGTTAATTCGTAAAATTGTTTTGGAAAAGCTTACGCAGCTTAACCAATCACCTGATAAGATAGATAAGAAGATTGATCCAAGCGGTGTAATGTCTGTTAAATTGAACTCGTTGAAATTAGAGCCTTTTGATACGGGAAAAGCAGGCGATCGCGTATATTTAAAAGATGCGTTAGATTTACAGGAGAGCCCTCGGCTTGGCTGTGGATTGATGGAAATGAAAGAAACGACATTTGATTGGACTTTAAAATATGATGAAATTGATTATATCATAGAAGGAACCCTAGAAATTGTAATAAATGGTCGTCGTATTATCGGACATGCAGGTGATATTATTCTCATTCCACGGAATACGAGCATTCAATTCTCCGTACCAGCCTATGCAAAGTTTTTATATGTTACGTATCCAGCAAATTGGCAGCAGCTTGAATGA
- a CDS encoding TlpA family protein disulfide reductase: MSRINFKDLFTKKKSSGNESSSGEIVPFRVGEDFPIEKLGMEYDSSANCVFCFISLSCILCIDLLPQIPAFLKGYTDHFILVSDGTPEDNDEIAKYHEFHFPILSYAGSYDDLRIPFTPFSYFIDKNGKVIKGVHSTDTDSLFQLIT; the protein is encoded by the coding sequence GTGAGTCGTATAAATTTTAAAGATTTATTTACTAAGAAGAAAAGCAGTGGCAATGAAAGCAGTAGTGGAGAGATTGTACCTTTCCGTGTAGGAGAAGATTTTCCTATTGAGAAGCTGGGAATGGAGTATGATTCTTCGGCGAACTGTGTATTTTGTTTTATCTCTTTGAGCTGCATTCTTTGTATCGATTTATTACCTCAAATTCCAGCGTTTCTCAAAGGATATACAGATCATTTTATACTTGTAAGCGATGGTACACCAGAAGACAATGATGAGATAGCAAAATATCATGAATTTCATTTTCCAATTCTATCGTATGCTGGCAGCTATGATGATTTACGGATACCGTTTACACCTTTTTCGTACTTTATTGATAAAAACGGAAAGGTTATCAAAGGAGTACATTCAACTGATACAGATAGTTTATTTCAACTTATTACATGA
- a CDS encoding J domain-containing protein translates to MNIWELLGISPTLERKVIKQAYANKLKSYHPERNQEGFQNLRKAYEQALHKVNYYREEKQPFLANQTVKDCESELVTIKNATPIHESAFSYLSTEMRNLSVDAASNLFMKQMEALYNSPSNRINISLWKDLLNTKQDWQPSLKKLLSGRVLTFLQDNYFLPQPVWVLFNEVFMWKEQEIQLYESYPENFIDHLLEKVTKTWGLRYEFFPKDADMDNFIEYRDDAHVALTSNNLDYSYECLLAAQKLYTNDPDLLRLLGTYFVRVGENEQAIDTFNKLIDIYPADIDGFINRAKLTFETGDMNQAFSDYQYILEQMPDHLQAMNGLARCYLSYNRLFEAKILFEITIEKHPYDLDSRIWLYKVNKLLLENTLNEVACSPSNIELKLTLAQLYYDLELYQECCQTIREIQSLSTLHSDMFLLWGKALSKQGQLKECLKIFNKAFDLAQGEGLNGFDILVEHGIAHLKLKNGKGAISKLSEALKIKPDDTRVLSLLSNAHQMIKDWAIGIYFADRAIEVNPLNWKPYVYRGICHYRLKNYREAIQDHAVMLEHEYQSEDAWYRKGMCHFQLQQYEEASECLSRALAWGHDKYTYYYLATAHYKNNDFESALEAIQKCKEHHPEDSNGYVIEGDIYRAIGDYNAAKEVYCKGSELFPDDYYPSQRALYVLLKEWNKSEFKRIDKLLVRLIKCEESDMQWVLLEGIRFLLNAKSWRNALILTEKYIKLHSKKGNFVPLVQFYSGVAYFHEGLCKESLTHLEQAYKSGHRNYINIYLSLAYYQTKNMEKALVYAEQACLDDPEDKDYQLWYEQIQHHVNGKRVLWGLFKIKLKSVKIPENIYLEHQDVDEIEDFHYIQDDNE, encoded by the coding sequence ATGAACATATGGGAACTATTAGGAATCTCACCTACACTTGAAAGAAAAGTAATTAAACAGGCCTACGCTAATAAATTAAAATCTTATCATCCTGAACGCAATCAAGAAGGATTTCAAAACTTACGAAAAGCATATGAACAAGCACTACATAAAGTAAATTATTATAGAGAAGAAAAGCAACCTTTCCTAGCTAATCAGACAGTAAAGGATTGTGAATCAGAACTCGTAACAATAAAGAATGCCACACCCATTCATGAATCCGCTTTCTCTTATCTATCTACTGAAATGAGAAATCTTAGTGTTGATGCTGCTAGCAACCTTTTTATGAAGCAAATGGAAGCTTTATATAATAGTCCATCCAATCGAATTAATATATCTCTGTGGAAAGATTTACTGAATACTAAACAAGACTGGCAGCCTAGCTTAAAAAAATTACTAAGCGGGCGTGTGCTGACTTTCTTACAAGACAATTATTTTTTACCTCAGCCGGTATGGGTGTTGTTCAACGAGGTTTTCATGTGGAAGGAACAAGAAATACAATTATATGAATCCTATCCAGAAAATTTCATCGATCACTTATTGGAGAAAGTGACCAAAACTTGGGGATTACGCTATGAATTTTTTCCGAAAGACGCCGATATGGATAACTTTATCGAGTACCGAGACGACGCTCATGTTGCACTAACTAGCAATAATTTAGATTATTCCTACGAGTGTTTGTTAGCTGCACAGAAGTTATACACAAATGACCCTGATTTATTGAGATTGCTAGGGACATATTTTGTTCGCGTCGGCGAAAATGAACAAGCAATCGACACTTTTAACAAGCTTATTGATATTTACCCCGCTGACATAGACGGATTTATTAATCGTGCCAAACTGACTTTTGAGACTGGTGACATGAATCAAGCGTTCTCGGATTACCAATATATATTGGAGCAAATGCCTGATCACCTACAAGCAATGAACGGGTTAGCCCGTTGTTATTTATCGTATAATAGATTATTTGAGGCGAAAATACTGTTTGAGATTACAATTGAGAAACATCCGTACGATTTAGACTCAAGAATTTGGTTGTATAAAGTAAACAAGCTACTCTTGGAAAACACCCTAAATGAAGTAGCATGTTCCCCGAGCAATATCGAATTAAAGCTCACATTGGCACAACTTTATTATGACTTAGAATTGTATCAAGAATGCTGTCAGACGATCAGAGAGATCCAATCGCTTAGCACGCTTCATTCTGATATGTTTTTGCTGTGGGGGAAAGCTTTGTCCAAACAAGGCCAACTGAAGGAATGCTTGAAGATATTTAATAAAGCATTCGATCTTGCTCAAGGAGAAGGTCTTAATGGCTTTGATATTCTCGTTGAACACGGGATCGCTCATTTAAAATTGAAAAATGGTAAAGGCGCGATCAGCAAGTTGTCTGAGGCACTAAAAATCAAACCGGATGATACTCGAGTTCTAAGTCTTTTATCTAATGCTCATCAAATGATTAAGGATTGGGCTATAGGAATATATTTTGCCGATCGGGCTATTGAAGTTAATCCTTTGAATTGGAAACCTTATGTATACAGAGGGATTTGCCATTATAGATTAAAAAATTATAGAGAAGCAATACAAGACCATGCCGTCATGTTAGAACATGAATATCAATCGGAAGATGCTTGGTATCGAAAAGGCATGTGTCATTTTCAACTTCAACAGTATGAAGAAGCATCAGAGTGTCTGTCTAGGGCACTAGCATGGGGACATGACAAGTATACCTACTATTATCTAGCGACAGCTCACTATAAGAATAATGATTTTGAGTCTGCTTTAGAAGCTATTCAAAAATGTAAAGAGCATCACCCTGAAGATTCTAACGGATATGTAATAGAAGGTGATATTTATCGAGCAATAGGAGATTATAACGCTGCCAAGGAAGTCTACTGTAAAGGGTCAGAACTATTTCCAGATGATTATTACCCTTCTCAAAGAGCGCTATATGTTTTATTAAAGGAATGGAACAAAAGCGAATTTAAGAGAATTGATAAATTACTAGTTCGATTAATAAAATGTGAAGAATCAGATATGCAATGGGTACTGCTTGAAGGTATCCGATTTCTATTGAACGCCAAATCTTGGAGGAATGCACTGATTTTGACGGAAAAATATATCAAACTGCATAGTAAGAAAGGCAATTTTGTACCATTAGTTCAGTTTTATTCAGGCGTTGCTTATTTTCACGAGGGATTATGTAAGGAAAGTCTTACTCATTTGGAACAAGCCTACAAATCAGGTCATCGGAACTACATTAACATTTACTTAAGCTTGGCATATTATCAAACAAAGAATATGGAAAAGGCCCTAGTTTATGCTGAGCAAGCATGTCTGGACGATCCAGAAGATAAGGATTATCAATTGTGGTATGAGCAAATTCAACATCATGTTAATGGTAAGAGGGTTCTTTGGGGTCTGTTCAAAATTAAATTGAAGTCTGTAAAAATACCTGAAAACATCTATCTAGAGCATCAAGATGTAGACGAAATAGAAGATTTCCACTACATACAAGACGACAATGAGTGA
- a CDS encoding TlpA family protein disulfide reductase, with protein sequence MSVVETPAHRKFYKDKKLEMLKVGDYIPNVKIYEDQAKELKLYDLVSDYLLLMCYSTDCESCLASMEALDEFTQENPGINIAVLLHTSPENFELMKAAFTDRIEHIYLVPKELITRKLNVYFMPRGYAINKLGQVLSTNGCSDLYWFNKLMEPLRRILS encoded by the coding sequence GTGAGTGTCGTAGAAACACCAGCCCACAGAAAATTTTATAAGGATAAAAAACTTGAAATGCTAAAAGTCGGGGATTATATCCCGAATGTTAAGATTTATGAAGACCAAGCGAAAGAGCTAAAACTGTATGATCTTGTTTCAGATTACCTGCTGTTGATGTGTTATAGCACGGATTGTGAATCCTGCTTAGCTTCGATGGAAGCCTTGGATGAATTTACTCAGGAGAATCCTGGAATCAATATTGCTGTGTTACTTCATACCAGTCCGGAAAATTTTGAATTAATGAAGGCGGCCTTCACGGATCGCATTGAACACATTTACTTGGTTCCAAAAGAATTGATTACGCGAAAGCTAAATGTTTATTTCATGCCAAGGGGTTATGCGATCAACAAGCTTGGACAAGTTCTTTCTACAAATGGGTGCTCCGACTTATATTGGTTTAACAAATTAATGGAACCATTACGTCGGATATTGTCATAG
- a CDS encoding N-acetylmuramoyl-L-alanine amidase family protein, protein MKKEDFFVVKDTEMPAVLLEVGYVTNPMEEQKLLKEDFQYRIATSIIEVIQDYLSNTREED, encoded by the coding sequence GTGAAAAAGGAGGATTTTTTCGTTGTCAAAGACACGGAAATGCCGGCAGTACTGCTTGAAGTAGGGTATGTAACGAATCCGATGGAGGAGCAAAAACTGTTGAAAGAAGATTTTCAATATCGCATTGCCACTTCGATTATCGAGGTAATTCAAGATTATCTATCAAACACAAGAGAGGAAGACTGA
- a CDS encoding N-acetylmuramoyl-L-alanine amidase, with protein sequence MRKGHSVGLLYSNLNNSDASDSYVNKSYANTPVYKIVIDPGHGGKDHGAKSVSGQAEKDFTLQLARKVKELSEQDSRMKVYLTRSDDSFLSSIDRKRPEFANQMGADLFLSIHGNTYTDSTVSGTETYFYRPESFPFAESIQKARDRSDRISR encoded by the coding sequence ATACGGAAGGGGCATAGCGTTGGGTTATTATACAGCAACCTAAACAACAGCGATGCAAGCGACAGTTATGTAAACAAAAGCTATGCCAATACACCAGTCTACAAGATTGTCATTGACCCGGGGCACGGTGGAAAAGATCATGGCGCAAAGAGCGTCAGTGGTCAAGCTGAAAAGGACTTTACTCTGCAACTGGCACGAAAGGTAAAGGAGTTATCGGAGCAAGATTCGCGCATGAAGGTGTACTTGACCAGAAGCGATGACAGCTTTTTATCCTCGATTGATCGAAAGAGACCGGAATTTGCCAATCAGATGGGCGCAGATTTGTTTCTTTCCATCCATGGGAATACGTATACAGATTCCACTGTTTCGGGTACAGAAACGTACTTTTATCGTCCCGAATCTTTTCCGTTTGCTGAGAGCATACAAAAGGCACGTGATAGAAGCGACCGGATTTCACGATAG
- a CDS encoding M20 metallopeptidase family protein gives MIQPMLERLEQLYPELVKFRRDLHMYPELSFQEVNTPIKIADYLRQIGLEVKTGVGGNGVLGVLKGGKPGKTVALRADFDALPIQDEKEVIYKSRVHGVMHACGHDIHTAGLLGVAKVLSEYRDELPGTVIFIHQFAEELLPGGAVSMIEAGCLDGVDVIYGAHVSSDQPVGVVGVKSGYILAAADSFYMEITGKGGHGAYPHKAIDPLVIGSQLVLNLQQIVSRRIDPLQAAVLTVGSFHAGKAFNVIPQSVTLSGTVRTFDENVRQKIETSLEQITKTTCEGSGAMFTIDYERGYPALCNDETETERIHQLAKLLVGDDHTEILEARMGAEDFAYYLQKIPGTFFYVGGRNPEIQATYPHHHPMFDVDERSMLVAGKLFISAVMNYLTEGKVLPKSQDAKVGLEI, from the coding sequence ATGATACAGCCAATGCTAGAACGCTTGGAACAGCTTTATCCTGAATTAGTTAAATTTCGCCGAGATTTACACATGTATCCGGAGCTTTCCTTCCAAGAAGTGAATACGCCTATAAAAATAGCCGATTATTTACGCCAAATTGGACTTGAGGTAAAAACGGGAGTAGGTGGCAATGGGGTACTTGGAGTTCTAAAAGGTGGAAAGCCAGGAAAAACAGTTGCTTTGCGTGCTGATTTTGACGCTCTACCCATTCAGGATGAAAAGGAAGTGATATATAAATCACGAGTACATGGGGTGATGCATGCATGCGGTCATGATATTCACACAGCGGGTTTACTTGGTGTTGCGAAGGTTTTGAGTGAGTATCGTGACGAGTTACCCGGGACGGTAATTTTTATTCACCAGTTTGCAGAAGAATTATTGCCGGGTGGTGCGGTTTCCATGATTGAAGCGGGATGCCTTGATGGTGTAGATGTTATTTACGGTGCCCACGTCTCATCAGATCAGCCTGTAGGAGTTGTTGGAGTAAAATCGGGTTATATATTAGCAGCGGCAGATTCATTTTATATGGAGATAACGGGTAAGGGAGGGCATGGCGCGTATCCACATAAAGCGATTGATCCGCTAGTGATTGGAAGCCAACTGGTATTAAACCTACAGCAAATTGTTAGTAGACGGATTGATCCTCTTCAAGCGGCCGTGTTAACAGTGGGTAGCTTTCACGCGGGGAAAGCGTTTAATGTCATCCCGCAAAGTGTTACTTTATCAGGAACGGTACGTACCTTTGATGAAAATGTTCGCCAAAAGATTGAAACTTCACTTGAACAAATTACCAAAACGACCTGTGAAGGGTCGGGGGCAATGTTCACAATCGACTATGAACGGGGCTATCCAGCCTTATGTAACGATGAGACAGAGACAGAGCGTATTCATCAGCTTGCCAAGCTTTTAGTAGGTGATGATCATACAGAGATACTAGAGGCTCGAATGGGTGCGGAGGATTTTGCTTATTATCTCCAAAAAATACCTGGTACATTCTTTTATGTAGGAGGACGAAACCCAGAAATTCAGGCGACTTATCCACATCACCACCCAATGTTTGACGTAGATGAACGCTCTATGCTTGTGGCTGGCAAGCTCTTTATTTCTGCGGTTATGAATTATCTGACTGAGGGGAAGGTACTACCGAAGTCACAGGATGCGAAGGTGGGATTAGAGATATAG